The nucleotide sequence GGCTCGGTCTCGTCGACCACCTCGGTCAACTCGGCGATCACGTCCGCGAGCTCGGGCAGCGCCCTCTACCCGGGTGGCGGCACCGACTTCACCGTCACGATCGACAACCCGAACGACTACCCCGTCGTGGTCACCGGGATCAGCGCCGGCTCCTCGAACGTGGTCGGCGGCTGCGCAGCCGGAACGGTCACCAGCCCCGCGTCCACGAGCACCTCGGGCACCATCGCCGCCAAGGGCACCCGCACCTACACCCTGCACGCGACGAT is from Amycolatopsis mediterranei and encodes:
- a CDS encoding LEA type 2 family protein; this encodes MRKISKRAAIVLGAAGVVVVAGVAYAAWTSSGAGSGSVSSTTSVNSAITSASSGSALYPGGGTDFTVTIDNPNDYPVVVTGISAGSSNVVGGCAAGTVTSPASTSTSGTIAAKGTRTYTLHATMNADAADACKGQTFVLPLTATLVSNAS